A DNA window from Selenomonas sp. oral taxon 126 contains the following coding sequences:
- a CDS encoding Crp/Fnr family transcriptional regulator: MLTREILAPHTELLLQHDLFEGIPAEALPELLNALGGELKRYAAGTDIMRMGRAPIVTGIILTGAIEVSFLNENADQIDMNIFEAGKSFGETMEGANLAASRMFVKALSDTLILRLQFRQLYERSACSDPHLWRFTLNMLRRISQKGIFYQHKIRIMGQKSIRAKLSVYLQAISSEGGEGLRELNQTQLARYLGVERSALSREMSHMRDEGIIDYDRKTLRVLNPDFLAV; this comes from the coding sequence ATGCTGACGCGTGAAATACTGGCACCGCATACAGAACTCCTGCTGCAGCACGATCTGTTCGAGGGAATCCCCGCAGAAGCTCTGCCGGAACTTCTGAATGCGCTTGGCGGCGAGCTGAAGCGTTATGCGGCAGGCACAGACATCATGCGCATGGGGCGTGCGCCGATTGTGACGGGCATCATCCTCACGGGGGCAATCGAGGTGTCGTTCCTCAACGAGAACGCCGACCAGATCGACATGAATATCTTCGAGGCGGGCAAGAGTTTCGGCGAGACGATGGAGGGGGCGAATCTTGCGGCGAGCCGTATGTTCGTCAAGGCACTCAGTGATACGCTGATCCTGCGTCTGCAGTTCCGACAGCTCTACGAGCGTTCTGCTTGCAGCGATCCACATCTCTGGCGGTTCACGCTGAATATGCTGCGTAGAATTTCGCAGAAGGGCATATTCTATCAGCACAAGATCCGCATCATGGGGCAGAAGAGCATCCGCGCAAAGCTCAGTGTCTATCTCCAAGCCATTTCGAGCGAGGGCGGAGAGGGGCTGCGTGAGCTGAACCAGACGCAGCTCGCACGCTATCTCGGCGTGGAGCGCAGCGCGCTCAGCCGCGAGATGAGCCATATGCGCGACGAGGGGATCATCGACTACGACCGCAAGACCCTGCGCGTGCTCAATCCGGATTTTTTAGCAGTTTAG
- a CDS encoding FAD-dependent oxidoreductase: protein MQNTSYQNLIIGFGKAGKTLAGFLAKKGETVALVERSKERYGGTCINVACIPSKSLEYSARLSAEIGGDFAAKAERYRAAIAEKRRLTAMLREKNYAKVTGAGAVVIDGEARFVDAHTISVTTADGEQLITAERIFINTGAIPFVPPIPGAAESTHVYTSETMMELDDLPEKLVIIGGGYIGLEFASYYKNFGSSVAVIQDGDAFIPREDSEISARVLQQMNDRGIHILTGAKIMRIEDAAAGANVVVETADGEKTLAANAILIATGRRPNTEALNLAAAGVRQTARGAVEVDEHLRTNVPHIWAMGDVTGGMQFTYISLDDFRIVKDQLAGEGTRTTANRGAVPYSVFLDPPLSRVGMTEAEAQAAGFDVRIARLDVAAIPKAHVYKKPAGLLKAVVDAKTDTILGAHFFCPESQEMINLMKAAIDHGITARSLGSAIYTHPTMTEALNDLFG from the coding sequence ATGCAGAACACATCATATCAAAATCTCATCATCGGCTTCGGCAAGGCGGGCAAGACCCTCGCGGGCTTCCTTGCAAAGAAGGGTGAGACGGTCGCGCTCGTCGAGCGCTCAAAGGAGCGCTACGGCGGCACCTGCATCAACGTCGCCTGCATCCCGTCAAAGTCCCTCGAATACAGCGCGCGCCTCTCAGCCGAGATCGGCGGAGACTTTGCGGCAAAGGCGGAGCGCTATCGCGCCGCCATCGCAGAGAAGCGCCGCCTCACGGCAATGCTGCGCGAGAAAAACTATGCGAAGGTAACGGGTGCGGGCGCCGTCGTCATCGACGGAGAGGCACGTTTTGTGGACGCACATACCATCTCTGTAACGACGGCGGACGGGGAACAACTCATTACGGCAGAGCGCATCTTTATCAACACGGGCGCAATCCCCTTCGTCCCGCCGATCCCGGGCGCGGCAGAGAGCACGCACGTCTACACAAGCGAGACGATGATGGAGCTGGATGACCTGCCGGAGAAACTCGTCATCATCGGCGGCGGCTACATCGGGCTGGAATTTGCCTCCTACTACAAGAACTTCGGCTCCTCCGTCGCCGTGATCCAAGACGGCGATGCCTTTATCCCGCGCGAGGACAGCGAGATTTCCGCGCGCGTCCTGCAGCAGATGAACGACCGCGGCATCCACATCCTGACAGGCGCGAAGATCATGCGTATCGAAGATGCTGCCGCAGGGGCAAACGTCGTCGTCGAGACGGCGGACGGCGAAAAGACGCTCGCGGCAAATGCCATCCTCATCGCCACGGGACGCCGCCCGAACACGGAGGCGCTGAACCTCGCGGCGGCGGGTGTGCGGCAGACGGCACGCGGCGCAGTGGAGGTCGACGAGCACCTCCGCACAAACGTCCCGCATATCTGGGCAATGGGCGATGTCACGGGCGGGATGCAATTCACCTACATCTCCCTCGACGATTTCCGCATCGTCAAGGATCAGCTCGCGGGAGAGGGCACACGTACAACGGCGAATCGCGGTGCCGTCCCCTACTCCGTCTTCCTCGATCCGCCGCTCTCGCGTGTCGGCATGACAGAGGCAGAGGCACAGGCGGCGGGCTTTGACGTGCGCATTGCACGCCTCGATGTCGCCGCCATTCCGAAGGCGCACGTTTACAAAAAACCCGCAGGGCTCTTGAAGGCAGTCGTCGATGCAAAGACCGACACGATTCTCGGCGCGCATTTCTTCTGCCCCGAGTCGCAGGAGATGATCAACCTCATGAAGGCGGCAATCGATCACGGCATCACGGCGCGCTCACTCGGCTCCGCCATCTACACACACCCGACCATGACCGAGGCGCTGAACGACCTCTTTGGATGA
- a CDS encoding alpha/beta hydrolase, whose protein sequence is MKNWKRYIGGALLAFGLAVLPQCSFGNHAAAPAEVRGIVLTGEAKQDYIREQMDALFYPSENAKAEEFTAPAGWTYEKFIIGDVPVERLAPPNPKSRRVFLQLHGGGYMGGLTDLYRVLAVRQAEYTDAAEVYCVEYRLSPPYVYPAALEDAAAVYQGLLARGIAPEDIILFGDSAGGNLAVELAIHLRDESIPQPAVLILASPWADFEHKAGTSRTWNFDKDKALGKGTPLGAVIHFTPPYAGSLPLDDPRLSPIHAVLSNLPPMLIQTGGYELFLTEDELLAKKAQADGTPVTFTVYPEMPHDFALVLPELAESFASLEEMQSFVDQHMPR, encoded by the coding sequence ATGAAAAATTGGAAGCGCTATATCGGCGGTGCACTGCTTGCCTTCGGGCTTGCCGTGCTGCCGCAGTGTTCCTTTGGCAATCATGCTGCCGCCCCTGCCGAGGTGCGCGGCATTGTGCTCACGGGCGAGGCGAAGCAGGACTATATCAGGGAGCAGATGGATGCTCTCTTCTACCCGTCCGAAAATGCAAAGGCAGAGGAGTTCACAGCGCCTGCGGGTTGGACGTATGAGAAGTTCATCATTGGAGATGTGCCCGTCGAACGTCTCGCTCCTCCAAATCCAAAGTCCCGCCGTGTCTTTTTGCAGCTGCACGGCGGCGGCTATATGGGCGGTCTGACGGATCTCTACCGCGTGCTTGCCGTGCGTCAGGCAGAGTACACGGATGCGGCAGAGGTCTACTGCGTGGAGTACCGCCTTTCGCCCCCATACGTCTATCCCGCAGCACTCGAAGATGCGGCGGCGGTCTATCAGGGACTCCTTGCGCGCGGAATCGCACCCGAGGACATCATCCTCTTTGGGGATTCGGCGGGTGGCAATCTCGCGGTCGAGCTTGCCATCCATCTGAGGGACGAGAGTATCCCTCAGCCCGCTGTGCTCATCCTCGCCTCGCCGTGGGCGGACTTTGAGCATAAGGCGGGTACGTCTCGCACGTGGAATTTCGACAAGGACAAGGCGCTCGGCAAGGGAACGCCGCTCGGGGCGGTCATACACTTTACACCGCCGTACGCGGGCAGCCTCCCGCTCGACGATCCGCGTCTCTCACCGATTCACGCCGTTCTCAGCAATCTCCCGCCCATGCTGATCCAGACAGGCGGCTACGAACTCTTCCTGACGGAGGACGAGCTGCTTGCGAAAAAGGCGCAGGCAGATGGCACGCCTGTGACGTTCACGGTCTACCCCGAGATGCCGCATGACTTCGCGCTCGTCCTGCCCGAACTCGCCGAGAGCTTCGCCTCGCTTGAGGAGATGCAGAGCTTTGTAGATCAGCATATGCCGAGGTGA
- a CDS encoding autotransporter subunit beta, translating to MTLVGGAFAPYTYAADVTINPSHPPVKNVPSPLTTGAAGDVGADGADASGNTLTIQDYDYEYNAVYGGAALGTGNAERNTLTIMNSKVLVGYGGAAQNGGNANHNKLVFRSGEVGATMAGGLVNSETGSAEGNSVTVHSGTTSHIYGGYSKKAKARGNVHKNEVVVNGGTIDGKIKGGVIDEVKSTGNVTENTVTINGGTVKDAVYGGAIEKSNSTGTAAGNRVTINGGIVQKDIIGGFVRGKGTLTGNIVTIAGGEIAGEVYAAFSDNSRSVLTNNVVNLGDGKRALPVNISKFVWVARGRYGAASSGNTLNVKTRAEADSVIGFEKLNFYFNGALQPKLTLRKSMDLKIASLNDIGVYGSPQMKSGTLIEKERGKIKIKDGVTSATITGDTAEMTLRLDSTEKNLDYTRLIFKGATVAESEGTDTWGGRSRIGNTTTENEIAVDGGSHTNVYGGWTTGTGSTATAERQGNSIRNHVTVRGTAAVSGTVYGGFTDAASGAATGNTVTIESAISGAVIGGQSVGDATGNKVFIHQNAGAVTGGISTGASASNNEVHLGGAAISGDVVGGDGATTNANTVNLEGATVNGTITGGTAANGTGNVLNVKGTNTAANIAGFQTVTFDASNAAAGATMLHLNGATATTLNKDAIDATGSTVSGGVTLLYNANGINLTGYTGGVLRSVTDATTEQNIAVVRGLNNRITSLTYEGYRFAGVTTPINGGADVYGGISRAGNSTHDNAITVTGTHANVYGGYTGGAGTTAADQRNSYRNAVTVNGAAQISGTVYGGFTDVPGGAATGNTVTIDNARAGAVIGGKAGAEASGNTVNLVNAVVRSVIGGHGAVTNNNRINLRNATVAGTVTGGTAANGTGNTLAVSYGTATTQIGDFDRIQKIHFDLETAPTRGAHTLLKLTSVGGEKNLSGMNIGFHRDGASQKLEPGDKITLIENTDGGVVLGDNVTVQGTDGASREYTFDIVSEGNTLIATVAKAKISTQSKSFVETRTGASAFLNDGADFLAGTGTDAAQKEAAAAAATPGAVPFGLWAGVGGGALRHKTGSYVDMKGWNLGVGWARENAVKEGTLTFGPFIEYGRGSYDSYLDDGTHGSGKTSYIGAGVMAKLETKANNWIDGALRVGRTRSDYTGLASYDTTSTYYAMHVSVGKDFHVKSGDTVSAYVRYAYAHTAGTSAHLSSGETYDFDAVNSHRLRIGTRYTHGATALSQLYAGLAWEYEFDGDAHATSQGDSAPSPSLKGGSALLELGYRFAPKADSRVSYDLNLSGWQGKRQGITGGVSVKWAF from the coding sequence ATGACATTAGTCGGCGGCGCGTTTGCACCGTATACTTATGCAGCAGATGTGACAATCAATCCCTCACATCCGCCGGTCAAGAATGTACCGAGCCCGCTCACAACAGGGGCTGCGGGCGACGTTGGAGCGGACGGCGCAGATGCGTCGGGGAATACACTCACCATCCAGGACTATGATTATGAGTACAACGCCGTCTATGGCGGTGCTGCGCTCGGTACAGGAAATGCGGAACGAAATACACTGACGATTATGAACTCCAAAGTCCTGGTGGGGTATGGCGGTGCTGCACAGAACGGCGGCAACGCAAACCACAACAAGCTCGTATTTCGTTCGGGCGAGGTCGGTGCAACGATGGCGGGCGGACTTGTCAACAGCGAGACGGGTAGTGCAGAGGGAAATTCTGTCACGGTTCACAGTGGTACGACATCGCATATCTACGGCGGATATTCCAAAAAGGCAAAGGCACGCGGGAACGTTCACAAGAATGAGGTTGTTGTCAACGGGGGAACGATTGACGGCAAGATCAAGGGCGGTGTCATCGACGAAGTCAAATCGACGGGCAACGTGACGGAAAATACGGTTACGATCAACGGCGGAACGGTCAAGGACGCGGTCTATGGCGGCGCAATTGAAAAAAGCAATTCCACGGGTACGGCAGCGGGGAATCGCGTCACGATCAACGGTGGAATCGTTCAAAAGGACATCATCGGCGGCTTTGTGCGCGGCAAAGGAACGCTGACGGGGAATATTGTCACCATTGCGGGCGGCGAGATCGCGGGCGAGGTATATGCTGCGTTTTCCGACAACAGCAGGAGCGTGCTGACGAATAATGTAGTCAATCTCGGCGACGGGAAACGTGCTCTGCCGGTGAATATTTCCAAGTTTGTCTGGGTGGCGCGTGGAAGATACGGTGCGGCCTCGTCGGGCAACACGCTCAACGTCAAGACACGTGCAGAGGCGGACTCTGTCATTGGCTTTGAGAAACTCAATTTCTATTTCAATGGAGCCCTTCAGCCGAAACTCACACTGCGTAAGTCGATGGATTTGAAGATAGCGAGTTTGAATGACATTGGGGTCTATGGATCACCGCAGATGAAGTCAGGGACGCTGATTGAGAAGGAACGCGGCAAAATCAAAATCAAGGACGGCGTAACGTCCGCAACAATAACAGGCGATACAGCAGAGATGACGCTTCGTCTGGACAGCACGGAGAAGAACCTTGACTATACGCGGTTGATCTTCAAGGGCGCGACAGTCGCTGAATCCGAAGGAACGGACACATGGGGCGGACGCTCGCGCATCGGCAACACGACGACGGAGAACGAGATCGCGGTCGATGGCGGCAGTCATACGAATGTGTATGGCGGTTGGACGACGGGCACGGGATCGACAGCAACGGCAGAGCGGCAGGGGAACAGCATTCGCAACCATGTCACTGTGCGCGGAACCGCAGCTGTGTCGGGGACGGTCTACGGCGGCTTTACGGATGCCGCAAGCGGCGCGGCGACGGGCAACACGGTCACGATCGAGAGTGCAATCAGCGGCGCGGTCATTGGCGGTCAGTCGGTAGGGGATGCCACGGGCAACAAGGTGTTCATTCATCAGAATGCAGGTGCAGTTACGGGCGGCATTTCCACGGGTGCGTCGGCATCGAACAATGAGGTACATCTCGGCGGCGCTGCCATCTCCGGCGATGTTGTCGGCGGAGATGGTGCGACTACGAACGCCAACACAGTCAACCTCGAAGGTGCGACCGTAAACGGTACGATCACGGGCGGTACGGCTGCAAATGGCACGGGCAATGTGCTGAACGTCAAGGGAACGAATACCGCCGCGAACATTGCGGGCTTCCAGACGGTGACGTTCGACGCGAGCAATGCGGCGGCAGGTGCGACCATGCTGCACCTAAATGGCGCTACGGCGACGACACTGAACAAGGACGCGATCGACGCGACAGGCAGCACGGTGAGCGGCGGTGTTACCCTGCTTTACAATGCAAACGGGATCAACCTCACGGGGTATACGGGCGGCGTATTGAGGTCTGTGACGGATGCGACAACGGAGCAGAATATTGCGGTCGTTCGAGGTTTGAACAATCGGATTACGAGTCTCACGTACGAGGGCTATCGGTTCGCGGGTGTGACAACGCCGATCAACGGCGGCGCAGACGTATACGGCGGCATCTCACGGGCGGGCAACTCCACGCATGACAATGCCATCACCGTGACGGGCACGCACGCGAATGTCTACGGCGGCTATACCGGCGGCGCGGGCACGACGGCGGCGGATCAGAGGAACAGCTATCGGAACGCGGTCACTGTGAACGGCGCTGCTCAGATTTCCGGAACGGTTTACGGCGGTTTTACGGATGTACCGGGCGGCGCGGCGACGGGCAATACGGTCACAATTGACAATGCGCGTGCGGGTGCCGTGATCGGCGGCAAAGCTGGCGCCGAGGCATCGGGCAACACGGTCAATCTTGTCAACGCAGTGGTTCGCTCTGTTATCGGCGGACATGGTGCAGTCACGAACAACAACCGCATCAACCTCCGCAATGCCACTGTTGCGGGTACGGTCACGGGTGGCACGGCGGCAAACGGTACGGGCAATACGCTCGCCGTTTCCTACGGCACTGCGACAACGCAGATCGGTGACTTTGACCGCATCCAGAAAATTCATTTCGATCTTGAGACAGCCCCCACACGTGGTGCCCATACCCTGCTGAAACTCACGAGTGTCGGCGGAGAAAAAAATCTCTCGGGGATGAACATTGGCTTTCACCGCGACGGTGCATCTCAGAAACTCGAGCCCGGCGATAAGATCACACTCATCGAGAATACGGATGGCGGCGTTGTGCTCGGTGACAATGTGACGGTGCAGGGCACGGATGGAGCTTCGCGTGAGTACACCTTTGACATTGTATCGGAGGGGAACACGCTCATTGCGACGGTTGCAAAGGCGAAGATTTCCACACAGAGTAAGTCGTTCGTCGAGACACGTACGGGCGCAAGCGCATTCCTGAACGACGGCGCGGACTTCCTCGCAGGTACGGGCACGGATGCGGCGCAGAAGGAGGCGGCTGCTGCGGCGGCAACGCCGGGCGCAGTTCCCTTCGGACTCTGGGCAGGCGTGGGTGGTGGCGCGCTCCGCCACAAGACGGGCTCCTACGTCGATATGAAGGGCTGGAATCTCGGCGTCGGCTGGGCGCGTGAGAATGCGGTGAAGGAAGGCACGCTGACCTTTGGTCCGTTCATCGAATACGGGCGCGGCAGCTATGACTCCTACCTCGACGACGGCACGCACGGCAGCGGCAAGACGAGCTACATCGGCGCGGGCGTTATGGCGAAACTCGAGACGAAGGCGAACAATTGGATCGACGGTGCGCTGCGCGTCGGCCGGACGAGGAGCGACTACACGGGTCTTGCGAGCTACGACACGACAAGTACCTACTACGCGATGCACGTCAGCGTCGGCAAGGACTTCCACGTGAAGTCCGGCGATACGGTCAGCGCCTATGTGCGCTATGCGTACGCGCATACGGCGGGCACGAGCGCACATCTCAGCTCGGGCGAAACCTATGACTTCGACGCGGTCAACTCGCATCGTCTGCGCATCGGCACGCGCTACACCCACGGCGCGACGGCGCTGAGCCAACTCTACGCAGGGCTTGCATGGGAGTACGAGTTCGATGGCGACGCACATGCGACCTCACAGGGCGACAGTGCGCCGAGCCCCTCGCTGAAGGGCGGCAGCGCACTCCTCGAGCTTGGCTATCGCTTCGCACCGAAGGCGGACAGCCGCGTCAGCTACGATCTGAACCTGAGCGGATGGCAGGGCAAGCGCCAGGGAATCACGGGCGGCGTCTCCGTCAAGTGGGCGTTCTGA
- a CDS encoding peptide chain release factor 3 has product MATLKEELAREIEKRRTFAIISHPDAGKTTLTEKLLLYGGAIHLAGSIKSRKTQRHAVSDWMEIEKQRGISVTSSVLQFDYDGYRINILDTPGHQDFSEDTYRTLMAVDSAVMIIDAAKGVEAQTRKLFRVCRQRGIPIFTFVNKLDRFGKAPLDLMDELENVLGIRSYPMNWPIGTDGTYRGVYDREKNRIELFAEDVTHGQETRVSEVFEMEDPAWVERVGEDVAAALHDDIELLRDAGEEFDRAAVDAGELTPMFFGSAMTNFGVQNFLEEYIRLAPTPAPRISSDGVIEPDDEKFSGFVFKIQANMNPAHRDRLAFIRISSGKFDRNMSVWHAPSGKLIKLAQPQQFLAQDRQIIDTAYPGDIVGLFDPGVFGIGDTLCDPSHKFKFEDFPVFPPERFARVAAKDTMKRKQFVKGIEQLTQEGAIQLFEQVGAGLDSYIVGTVGTLQFEVLEYRLKNEYNTEITMQMQPFETARWLAFPDGRTITPADLRGADRGMFVHDRNGNPVLLVNNEWALGWIRENNPDLQLGQVPFDRREA; this is encoded by the coding sequence ATGGCAACATTAAAGGAAGAACTCGCACGCGAAATCGAAAAGCGCCGCACATTCGCCATCATCTCACATCCGGACGCGGGCAAGACCACGCTCACGGAGAAGCTGCTGCTCTACGGGGGCGCCATCCATCTCGCCGGCTCGATCAAGTCACGCAAGACGCAGCGTCACGCCGTTTCCGACTGGATGGAGATCGAGAAGCAGCGCGGCATCTCCGTCACCTCGTCCGTCCTCCAATTTGACTACGACGGCTATCGTATCAACATCCTCGATACCCCCGGGCATCAGGATTTCAGCGAGGATACCTACCGCACGCTGATGGCGGTGGACAGCGCCGTCATGATCATCGACGCGGCAAAGGGCGTGGAGGCGCAGACGCGCAAGCTGTTCCGTGTCTGCCGTCAGCGCGGCATTCCCATCTTCACCTTCGTCAACAAGCTCGACCGCTTCGGCAAGGCGCCGCTCGACCTGATGGACGAGCTGGAAAACGTGCTCGGCATCCGCTCCTATCCGATGAACTGGCCGATTGGGACGGACGGCACCTATCGCGGCGTCTATGACCGCGAGAAGAATCGTATCGAGCTGTTCGCCGAGGATGTAACGCACGGACAGGAGACACGCGTCTCCGAGGTGTTTGAGATGGAGGATCCCGCGTGGGTGGAGCGCGTCGGCGAAGATGTCGCCGCTGCGCTCCACGACGACATCGAGCTGCTGCGCGACGCGGGTGAGGAGTTCGACCGTGCAGCGGTGGATGCGGGCGAGCTGACGCCGATGTTCTTCGGCTCGGCAATGACGAACTTCGGCGTGCAGAACTTCCTCGAGGAGTACATCCGCCTCGCGCCGACACCCGCACCGCGCATCTCCTCGGACGGTGTGATCGAACCCGACGATGAGAAATTCTCGGGGTTCGTCTTCAAGATACAGGCAAATATGAACCCCGCGCACCGTGACCGCCTTGCGTTCATCCGTATTTCCTCGGGAAAGTTCGACCGCAATATGAGCGTCTGGCACGCGCCCTCGGGCAAGCTCATCAAGCTCGCGCAGCCGCAGCAGTTCCTCGCACAGGATCGCCAGATCATTGACACGGCGTATCCCGGCGACATCGTGGGACTCTTCGACCCCGGTGTGTTCGGTATCGGGGACACGCTCTGCGACCCCTCGCATAAATTCAAATTCGAGGATTTCCCCGTATTCCCGCCCGAGCGCTTTGCTCGCGTCGCGGCAAAGGACACGATGAAGCGCAAGCAGTTCGTCAAGGGCATCGAGCAACTGACGCAGGAGGGCGCAATTCAGCTCTTCGAGCAGGTCGGCGCGGGACTCGACAGCTACATTGTCGGCACGGTCGGCACGCTCCAGTTCGAGGTGCTCGAGTACCGCCTCAAGAATGAGTACAACACGGAGATCACGATGCAGATGCAGCCGTTCGAGACGGCGCGCTGGCTCGCGTTCCCCGACGGGCGCACGATCACGCCCGCCGATCTGCGCGGTGCGGATCGCGGCATGTTCGTCCACGACAGGAACGGCAACCCCGTCCTCCTCGTCAATAACGAGTGGGCGCTTGGCTGGATTCGCGAGAACAACCCCGACCTTCAGCTCGGGCAGGTACCGTTCGACCGCAGAGAGGCATAG
- a CDS encoding exodeoxyribonuclease III — MRFVSWNVNGLRAALKKGFMESFKELDADAFCLQETKMQEGQAILDLPGYEQYFYSAEKKGYSGTAIFTRVKPLSVSYGIGTPEHDNEGRVITMEFEDVYLVTVYTPNSKNGLLRLDYRMVWEDAFRAFLLDLRAKKPVVVCGDLNVAHTEIDLKNPKSNRRNAGFTDEERGKFTELLAAGFVDTFRALYPDLTGAYTWWSYLRHARETNAGWRIDYFLVSEELRDRIAAAEIHADVFGSDHCPVSLTLK, encoded by the coding sequence ATGCGCTTTGTATCATGGAACGTCAACGGGCTGCGTGCCGCACTCAAAAAGGGCTTTATGGAGTCCTTCAAGGAGCTGGATGCCGACGCATTCTGCCTGCAGGAGACGAAGATGCAGGAGGGGCAGGCGATCCTCGATCTGCCCGGCTACGAGCAGTATTTCTACAGTGCGGAGAAAAAGGGTTACTCCGGCACGGCGATCTTTACGCGCGTGAAGCCGCTCTCGGTCAGCTATGGCATCGGAACGCCGGAGCACGACAACGAGGGGCGCGTCATCACAATGGAGTTCGAGGATGTCTACCTCGTCACCGTCTACACGCCGAACTCGAAGAACGGTCTCCTGCGTCTCGACTACCGCATGGTCTGGGAGGATGCCTTCCGCGCGTTTCTGCTCGATCTGCGTGCAAAGAAGCCTGTCGTCGTCTGCGGCGACCTCAACGTCGCGCATACGGAGATTGACCTCAAGAACCCGAAGAGCAACCGGCGCAACGCGGGCTTTACGGACGAGGAGCGCGGCAAGTTCACGGAGCTGCTCGCAGCGGGCTTTGTCGATACCTTCCGCGCCCTCTATCCCGATCTGACGGGGGCGTACACGTGGTGGTCGTATCTGCGCCATGCGCGCGAGACGAATGCGGGGTGGCGCATTGACTACTTCCTCGTCTCCGAGGAGCTGCGTGACCGCATCGCGGCGGCGGAGATCCATGCGGACGTATTCGGGAGCGACCACTGCCCCGTATCATTGACCTTGAAATAA
- the lepB gene encoding signal peptidase I, whose protein sequence is MEKETSTAAEIKDWIVSIVVAVALAMFIRTFIVELYVVDGPSMRPTLESEERLVVNKFIYRFRVPEKGEVLVFQYPRDPSRDFIKRVIATPGDTIEIHEGRVFVNDQLLTEDYILEKTRSEYPKSTVPEGRIFVMGDNRNNSEDSRFADVGFVPYDLIKGKAVLVFWPISQYKTL, encoded by the coding sequence ATGGAAAAGGAAACGTCGACTGCGGCGGAGATCAAGGACTGGATTGTATCCATTGTCGTTGCCGTCGCGCTCGCCATGTTCATCCGTACGTTTATCGTGGAGCTCTACGTCGTCGACGGTCCGTCGATGCGCCCGACGCTTGAGTCGGAGGAGCGCCTCGTCGTCAATAAATTTATCTATCGCTTCCGCGTGCCGGAGAAGGGCGAAGTGCTCGTCTTCCAGTACCCACGTGATCCGAGCCGCGACTTCATCAAACGTGTGATTGCAACGCCCGGAGATACGATTGAGATCCACGAGGGGCGCGTGTTCGTCAACGACCAGCTGCTCACCGAGGACTACATCCTCGAGAAGACGCGCAGCGAGTACCCGAAGTCGACCGTGCCCGAGGGACGCATCTTCGTCATGGGCGATAACCGCAACAACTCCGAGGACAGCCGCTTTGCTGATGTCGGCTTCGTGCCGTACGACCTCATCAAGGGCAAGGCAGTCCTCGTGTTCTGGCCGATCTCTCAGTATAAGACGCTCTGA
- the rplS gene encoding 50S ribosomal protein L19, with protein sequence MNIIEILEKEQLRSDIPAFAPGDTVRVHARIVEGTRERIQVFEGVVIARQGSGVRETFTVRRIASGVGVERLFPVHSPRIAKIEVTRRGIVRRAKLYYLRGLTGKAARIREKR encoded by the coding sequence ATGAATATCATCGAGATCCTTGAGAAGGAGCAGCTCCGCTCCGACATCCCCGCATTTGCACCGGGCGATACGGTTCGCGTCCATGCGCGCATCGTTGAGGGCACGCGCGAGCGCATTCAGGTGTTCGAGGGCGTTGTCATTGCGCGTCAGGGTTCGGGTGTGCGTGAGACCTTCACTGTGCGCCGCATTGCGTCGGGGGTCGGCGTCGAGCGACTCTTCCCCGTGCACTCTCCGCGTATTGCAAAGATCGAGGTGACGCGCCGTGGCATCGTCCGCCGTGCGAAGCTCTACTATTTGCGCGGACTTACGGGCAAGGCGGCTCGCATTCGGGAAAAGCGCTAA